GGCGGATCAGGGGGTGCTTCACTTCGTGGATCGGCATTGGGGTCACCTGTGTGTTCGAATGTTCGGGCTTGGATTCGGATGCAATAAATGGCGCAAGGATACCGTATCTGGGCGCCTGCGTCAGGCGCTGGTCGTGCCGTAAATATCAAAAATTGTAAGGCCTGGTACGGTTCTTGCGATGACTCTCCCAGATTGGCGCGCCGCGTCAGATTTTCGACCCTGACAGTTCCGGAAAGCACGGCAGAGCGGAGAAGTATCCAGCATGGACAGAGCGTTAGTTCTGAGTAACGTCAAAACCCTGACGCGGGGCAGTATCGGTATTCCGCTGATGCTGATGGGCTTGTTGGGTATGATGATCCTGCCCATGCCGGCCTTCCTGCTGGATGTGTTCTTTACCTTCAACATCACTTTGTCCATCGTCATCCTGCTGGTGTGTGTGTACGCGCTTCGGCCCATGGAGTTTGCGTCGTTCCCGACGGTACTGCTGGTTGCCACGCTCCTGCGCCTGGGGTTGAACGTGGCCTCTACCCGGATTGTCCTGCTCAACGGTCACGAAGGTGGCGATGCCGCCGGTAAGGTGATCGAATCGTTCGGTGAGGTACTGATCGGCGGTAACTACGCCGTTGGTCTGGTGGTGTTTGCCATCCTGATGATCATCAACTTCCTGGTAGTGACCAAGGGCGCCGGCCGGGTGTCGGAAGTCAGTGCCCGCTTTACCCTGGACGCCATGCCCGGCAAACAGATGGCCATTGATGCGGATTTGAACGCGGGCCTGATCAACCAGGACGAGGCCAAAAGCCGCCGTTCGGAGATTGCCCAGGAAGCGGATTTCTATGGGTCCATGGATGGTGCGTCCAAGTTTGTGAAGGGCGATGCCATTGCGGGGTTGCTGATTCTTGCGATCAATATCATCGGTGGTATCTCGATCGGCATGCTCCAGCATGGCCTGGACTTTGGCCTGGCGATGCAGCGGTACGCGCTGCTGACCATCGGTGACGGCCTGGTTGCCCAGATTCCATCACTGTTGCTGTCTACTTCCGCTGCCATCATGGTAACGCGGGTAACGGCCAGCCAGGACATGGGCGGGCAGATCATTCATCAGATGTTCAACGCGCCGAAGGCCATCGGTATTGCCGCCGTCATCCTGATTATCCTGGGCCTGATTCCGGGCATGCCCCATGTTGCCTTCCTTGGATTGGGCAGCCTTGCGGCCGGTGCGGCCTGGCTGATCTGGAAAAAGCAAAGCCAGACTGTGGAAGAAGAGGGCGTTTACGCCGGTCGTGGCGGCATGGCTGGTGGAGCGCCCCGTGCCGGTGGCGAGGTGGTTCAGGATCGGTCCGGCGCAGAAGGACAGGCGCTGCCGGCGCCCGGTGAAACCCGGGAGCTGGGCTGGGATGATGTGGCGACCGTTGACATCGTTGGTCTGGAAGTGGGCTACCGGCTGATTCCTCTGGTCGATAAATCCCAGGGCGGGCAGCTGCTCAGTCGCATCAAGGGGGTTCGCAAAAAACTGTCTCAGGATCTGGGTTTCCTGATGCCGTCAGTGCACATTCGGGACAATCTGGACCTGATGCCAAACGTCTATCGCATTACCCTGATGGGTGTGACCATTGCCGAGGCGGAGATTCACCCGGAACGTGAGCTGGCCATTGATCCGGGCCAGGTGTTCGGCAAGGTGGAAGGCATTGCCGGCAAAGACCCGGCCTTCGGCCTGGATGCCATCTGGATTGAGCCTGACAAGAAAGACCAGGCCCAGACTCTGGGCTACACCGTGGTGGATGCCAGCACGGTGGTGGCTACCCACCTTAACCAGATTCTGCAAAAGCACGCCCATGAACTTATCGGCCATGAAGAGGCCCAGAAGTGGCTGGACCAGTTGGAGAAAATGGCTCCGAAACTGGCTGAGGAGCTGGTGCCTACGACGATCTCCGTGAGCGTCCTGTTGCGGGTGCTTCAGAATCTGCTCCGGGAAGAAGTGCCGGTCAGGGATATGCGCTCCATTGCCGAAGCCATCGTTAACGTCCACCCCAGAAGCCAGGACCCGAAACTGTTGACCACCCTGGCTCGGCAGGCGTTGCGCCGAATGATCGTTCAAAGCATCTGTGGCAACGACACCGAGATACCGGTGATCACTCTGGATCCAGACCTGGAACAGTTGTTGCTTAAGTCAGTACAACAGAGTCAACAATCCGGCGGACAGGACGATATTGGCCTGGTGCTTGAGCCCAATATGGTGGAAAAGCTGCAGCGGTCCCTTCAGGACAGTGTTCAGCGCCAGGAAATGCTGGGCAAGCCGGCGATTCTTCTGGTTTCCGGGCCCTTGCGGCCAGTGCTGGCAAAGTTTGCCAGTTATGGGGTAGAGCGTTTGCATGTGCTCTCGTACCAGGAAATTCCGGATAACAAACAGATCACGATAGTCGCCTCTGTTGGTCAGTAAGGCCGGCAGGGCAAGGCGAACACCCGATTCGGGCACGCCGGTGGAGGATGAAGCGCTATGAAAGTACAACGGTTTTTTGCAAAGACCATGGCCGAAGCCCTGAAACAGGTCAGTCATGAGATGGGACCGGATGCCGTTATTTTGTCCAATCGCCGGGTGGACGGAGGCGTCGAAATTGTGACGGCCCTGGACTATGACGAAAATATGGCACGCCAGCGCCTTGGCGAGAAAGCGGCACAGGCCACCAACGGCTCGCGCCTGGCGGAGCTGCAGGCAGACCAGCATCGTCGGCTGGAAGAAGAGTTGAACCGATCACGCAGTCGCATTCGCGAAGTGCGGGAGAAGCGGGCGGGTGTCGGCGCGGAATATGATCGTGCACCGGCTGACGATCGGCCGGCTGCCGACTGGTCAGGTGAGTTGGCCGGGGGGTCGACCTCGGTGGGCAATGCAGGTGGCCGGCCAGCGGCGGGCTACTCGGATGAGTTGGCGAGCATGAGAGCGGAAATCAACTCCCTGAGAGAGATGGTCAGCGGCCGTACCTCGGTACCCGAGAAGCCTGCAGTCGCGGCATCCAATGCAGTTCAGCAGAGGCTTGCCGAGCGGCTGCAGGAATTTGGTCTGGGCGCGGAGCTGGCAACCTCTCTGTCCCGTCAGCATCGTGCCGGCAGGTTGGAAGACGGTTGGAAGCAATCCCTGAAGATGCTGGCCACCGGCGTACGTACCGCTCGGGAAGACTGGCTTGAGGCCGGCGGCGTCTATGCGCTGGTGGGGCCAACCGGGTCTGGGAAGACCACCACCATTGGCAAGCTGGCAGCCCAATATGTACTGGAGCATGGGCCGGATTCCCTGGCGTTGGTCACCACCGATCGCTACCGGGTGGCAGCCCATGAACAGCTATTCGTGTTTGGCCGTATTCTCAATGTGCCGGTCCGGGTTGTGGACGAGAGTCATTCCCTGGATGACATTCTGGACGAATTGTCAGATCGGCACCTGGTTCTGATTGATACCGCCGGGCTGACCAGCTCGGATCGCGGTTATCAGGAACAGCTGGCGGAGTTGGCCCGGAGCGATCACAATATCCGTACCCATCTGGTCGTGTCTGCCACCAGCCAGCCGCGCATCATGAAATCCGTGTGGCATTGCTATAAGATGGCAAACCTTGCAGGCTGCGTCATGACCAAGATTGACGAAGCGCTGACACTGGGTGAGTCTTTGGGCTTTGTCATGGAAACCGGCCTGCCAGTGGCGTGGTATACCGATGGCCAGAAGATTCCCGAAGACCTGCACTGGGCCGAGGCCATTCCTCTGGTGCGGTTGGGCGTAGAACGCCTGAAAACAATGCAGCACGGCCAGGCCGTTGCAGAAGGGGCCTGAGGCCCGGTGGTACAGCCGGTGCGCTGCCGTTTGTGCCCACACAAGAACGCAGTAAGAGACTGATAACAGTATGAGCAGACCACATCCGGTTCAGGTGATTGCGGTTACCGGCGGCAAGGGCGGTGTCGGCAAGAGTAATGTGTCCGTCAACCTCGGTATCGCGCTGGCCCAGAAAGGCCGGCGGGTGGTGTTGCTGGATGCGGACCTTGGCCTTGCCAATATCGACGTGCTGTTGGGCATTACCGCCAATCGCAATCTGCAGGATGTGCTCAGTGGCGAGTGCGACCTCAAGGACGTTCTGGTCAACGGCCCGGGTGGTATCAAGATTGTTCCCGCATCGTCCGGCACCCAGCGTATGACCCAGTTGAGCCCGATGGAACATGCGGGGCTGATCAACGCCTTCAGCGAGCTGGGTGACCAGATTGATGTGCTGATTGTTGACACCGCAGCCGGTATTTCCGAGTCCGTCGTCAGTTTCCTGCGGGCCTCCCAGGAATTGCTGCTGGTGGTGTGCGATGAGCCTACCTCGATTACCGACGCCTATGCCCTGATCAAGCTGATGAATCGCGACTACGGTACCAACCGTTTCCGTATTCTGGCGAATCAGGTGCGAAATGAGCAGGAAGGTCGGCATCTGTATGAAAAACTGACCCGTGTCACCGAGCGTTTCCTTGATGTAGCACTACAATATGTAGGTATCGTGCCTTACGACGAAGCCGTCAAAAAAGCCGTTCAGCGGCAGCGGGCCGTTCTGGATGCCTATCCACGGGCCAAGGCGTCGCTGGCGATCCGTGCCCTGGCAGAGAAAGTGGACAGCTGGCCGCTGCCATCATCGCCAAGAGGGCATCTGGAGTTTTTCGTGGAGCGGCTCGTCGAAGTCTGATCTGAATCCAGTCCTATAAGAAAACCGGATACATGACATTGGCGAAAAACCTGGGAATCTACCATCAGGCTGGCGCAAAAGGTCCCTCTCAGCTGATTGAGGAGCATGCGCCGCTGGTCAAGAAAATCGCCCTACACTTGATGGCCCGTTTGCCGGCCTCGGTTCAGCTTGAAGATCTTATGCAGGCGGGCATGATCGGCCTGCTGGAAGCTGCGCAACGCTATTCCACCGGCAAGGGTGCCACCTTTGAAACCTACGCAGGTATTCGTATCCGCGGTGCCATGGTGGATGAAATCCGCAAGGGCGACTGGGTTCCCCGCTCCGTTCACCGCAATGCCCGCCGTATCGCGGCAGCCATCAAGACGGTTGAAGACCGCACCGGGCGCGAGGCCCAGGATGTTGATGTTGCCGAAGAGCTGGGCATTGACCTGTCGGAATATCATGCCTCCCTGGCAGACGCCAACAGTGGCCGACTTTTTAGCCTTGATGAGCTCAATGAATCCGGGGAGC
The window above is part of the Marinobacter sp. THAF197a genome. Proteins encoded here:
- the flhA gene encoding flagellar biosynthesis protein FlhA yields the protein MDRALVLSNVKTLTRGSIGIPLMLMGLLGMMILPMPAFLLDVFFTFNITLSIVILLVCVYALRPMEFASFPTVLLVATLLRLGLNVASTRIVLLNGHEGGDAAGKVIESFGEVLIGGNYAVGLVVFAILMIINFLVVTKGAGRVSEVSARFTLDAMPGKQMAIDADLNAGLINQDEAKSRRSEIAQEADFYGSMDGASKFVKGDAIAGLLILAINIIGGISIGMLQHGLDFGLAMQRYALLTIGDGLVAQIPSLLLSTSAAIMVTRVTASQDMGGQIIHQMFNAPKAIGIAAVILIILGLIPGMPHVAFLGLGSLAAGAAWLIWKKQSQTVEEEGVYAGRGGMAGGAPRAGGEVVQDRSGAEGQALPAPGETRELGWDDVATVDIVGLEVGYRLIPLVDKSQGGQLLSRIKGVRKKLSQDLGFLMPSVHIRDNLDLMPNVYRITLMGVTIAEAEIHPERELAIDPGQVFGKVEGIAGKDPAFGLDAIWIEPDKKDQAQTLGYTVVDASTVVATHLNQILQKHAHELIGHEEAQKWLDQLEKMAPKLAEELVPTTISVSVLLRVLQNLLREEVPVRDMRSIAEAIVNVHPRSQDPKLLTTLARQALRRMIVQSICGNDTEIPVITLDPDLEQLLLKSVQQSQQSGGQDDIGLVLEPNMVEKLQRSLQDSVQRQEMLGKPAILLVSGPLRPVLAKFASYGVERLHVLSYQEIPDNKQITIVASVGQ
- the flhF gene encoding flagellar biosynthesis protein FlhF; translated protein: MKVQRFFAKTMAEALKQVSHEMGPDAVILSNRRVDGGVEIVTALDYDENMARQRLGEKAAQATNGSRLAELQADQHRRLEEELNRSRSRIREVREKRAGVGAEYDRAPADDRPAADWSGELAGGSTSVGNAGGRPAAGYSDELASMRAEINSLREMVSGRTSVPEKPAVAASNAVQQRLAERLQEFGLGAELATSLSRQHRAGRLEDGWKQSLKMLATGVRTAREDWLEAGGVYALVGPTGSGKTTTIGKLAAQYVLEHGPDSLALVTTDRYRVAAHEQLFVFGRILNVPVRVVDESHSLDDILDELSDRHLVLIDTAGLTSSDRGYQEQLAELARSDHNIRTHLVVSATSQPRIMKSVWHCYKMANLAGCVMTKIDEALTLGESLGFVMETGLPVAWYTDGQKIPEDLHWAEAIPLVRLGVERLKTMQHGQAVAEGA
- a CDS encoding MinD/ParA family protein gives rise to the protein MSRPHPVQVIAVTGGKGGVGKSNVSVNLGIALAQKGRRVVLLDADLGLANIDVLLGITANRNLQDVLSGECDLKDVLVNGPGGIKIVPASSGTQRMTQLSPMEHAGLINAFSELGDQIDVLIVDTAAGISESVVSFLRASQELLLVVCDEPTSITDAYALIKLMNRDYGTNRFRILANQVRNEQEGRHLYEKLTRVTERFLDVALQYVGIVPYDEAVKKAVQRQRAVLDAYPRAKASLAIRALAEKVDSWPLPSSPRGHLEFFVERLVEV
- a CDS encoding RNA polymerase sigma factor FliA: MTLAKNLGIYHQAGAKGPSQLIEEHAPLVKKIALHLMARLPASVQLEDLMQAGMIGLLEAAQRYSTGKGATFETYAGIRIRGAMVDEIRKGDWVPRSVHRNARRIAAAIKTVEDRTGREAQDVDVAEELGIDLSEYHASLADANSGRLFSLDELNESGELPIEETEASDNPLDGIASNAFQKSLAEAIEELPEREKLVLSLYYQEELNLKEIGAVLGVSESRVSQIHSQAALRLRGRLSDWREDEPE